One Streptomyces sp. NBC_01237 genomic region harbors:
- a CDS encoding GNAT family N-acetyltransferase, which yields MDERQALGCLDLYHAQLRGRVLGERGDLIGWLSPAAEDAGPVARMFDPVEGRLLLYPAPTAAGGWDPDMLIAGECARSVAMNVPLTWYCRDDASDGLPAGLRAAGFVAEDREYVMVGRSADIATGPGAHPALPEGFVVRQVATAQDFTRVRELTERARGGCWSWLPPALEHWAADERDPAVVTVVETPDGDVAAATLLRCHTGTDFASLWSTSTLPAWRGRGLYRLLVGHRAALAARRGHRYLYVEALPASRPILTRLGMAVASTQTPYRLTPLTDDNASSAR from the coding sequence ATGGACGAACGGCAGGCGCTGGGGTGCCTGGACCTCTACCACGCGCAATTGCGGGGGCGTGTGCTCGGAGAGCGGGGTGACCTCATCGGATGGCTGAGCCCGGCCGCCGAGGACGCGGGGCCGGTGGCGCGCATGTTCGATCCCGTGGAGGGACGGCTGTTGCTGTATCCGGCGCCGACCGCCGCAGGCGGGTGGGATCCGGACATGCTCATCGCCGGTGAGTGCGCCCGCAGCGTGGCGATGAACGTACCGCTGACGTGGTACTGCCGAGACGACGCCTCCGACGGCCTGCCCGCCGGTCTGCGGGCGGCCGGCTTCGTGGCCGAGGACCGTGAATACGTCATGGTGGGCCGTTCCGCCGACATCGCGACCGGCCCCGGCGCCCACCCCGCCCTGCCCGAAGGTTTCGTGGTGCGCCAGGTGGCGACGGCACAGGACTTCACGCGGGTCCGGGAGCTGACCGAGAGGGCCCGCGGCGGCTGCTGGAGCTGGCTCCCTCCGGCCCTGGAGCACTGGGCAGCCGACGAGAGGGACCCGGCCGTCGTGACGGTGGTCGAGACACCGGACGGGGACGTCGCCGCCGCGACGCTGCTCCGCTGTCACACCGGCACCGACTTCGCGTCGCTGTGGAGCACCTCGACCCTGCCGGCCTGGCGGGGCCGCGGCCTGTACCGACTCCTGGTTGGACACCGCGCCGCGCTCGCGGCCCGCCGCGGCCATCGGTACCTCTATGTCGAGGCCCTCCCCGCCAGCCGGCCGATCCTCACGCGACTGGGGATGGCGGTCGCGAGCACGCAGACCCCCTATCGCCTCACACCGCTCACCGACGACAACGCGAGCTCGGCCCGGTGA
- a CDS encoding pentapeptide repeat-containing protein: MFTVVVAAVVAVVGLWYSNVQTRQTNEQARDDRALAKEGQITDRYTAAVGNLGEDKMDVRLGGIYALQRIMQDSRRDQPTIANVLATYIRTHAAKPPAKGQDVEADVQAAFTALAARDATRDGTFRLDLHGAKLPNITLILGDSEAALDKANLSGADLSRAYLPYAKLRGTSLGGTNLRDAYLRGANLRRAFLPEAKLRDADLPEAKLRDAYLREADLRGADLRGADLRGADLRGADLRGADLRGADMIKGQTDSSITDSDTQLPFEPQ; this comes from the coding sequence TTGTTCACGGTCGTGGTCGCCGCTGTGGTGGCGGTGGTGGGTCTCTGGTACTCGAACGTTCAGACCAGGCAGACCAATGAGCAGGCGCGGGATGACCGGGCGCTGGCCAAGGAGGGGCAGATCACCGACCGGTACACGGCGGCGGTGGGAAACCTCGGTGAGGACAAGATGGACGTACGGCTGGGCGGCATCTACGCCCTGCAGCGGATCATGCAGGACTCCCGCCGTGACCAGCCCACCATCGCCAACGTCCTCGCCACCTACATCCGCACCCACGCCGCCAAACCCCCGGCGAAAGGCCAGGACGTCGAGGCCGACGTCCAAGCCGCCTTCACCGCCCTCGCCGCCCGCGACGCGACCCGGGACGGCACCTTCCGCCTTGACCTCCATGGCGCCAAGCTCCCCAACATCACCCTCATCCTCGGCGACTCCGAGGCAGCTCTGGACAAGGCAAACCTGAGCGGCGCGGACCTGAGCCGCGCGTACCTGCCCTACGCAAAACTGCGCGGCACGAGCCTGGGCGGCACGAACCTGCGCGACGCGTACCTGCGCGGCGCGAACCTGCGCCGCGCGTTCCTGCCCGAGGCAAAACTGCGCGACGCGGACCTGCCCGAGGCAAAACTGCGCGACGCATACCTGCGCGAAGCGGACCTGCGCGGCGCGGACCTGCGCGGCGCGGACCTGCGCGGCGCGGACCTGCGCGGCGCGGACCTGCGCGGCGCGGACCTGCGCGGCGCGGACATGATAAAGGGGCAGACTGACTCATCCATTACTGACAGCGATACGCAGTTGCCTTTTGAGCCCCAGTAG
- a CDS encoding VanZ family protein: MIEASIGAVPGLIISFLVLAAITAIPAALICRACGSPALLPALAVAATAGIVTVTLLPSSAGISSGQCDAGMPRHVLTSSSALLNIALFVPATVLAVTASRRPVTIAATFVASSGGIEFLQSVLPLGRACSVTDMVANSIGSLIGTALGVLGMKLGKRPIQRLRRDAVWGIGVAAVSAAILAGSFQTQVRAVDAVAIEDRNRAYGDSLDGSDEWIRDAAVGVFGKGTQVTETSAEKSGQRSLITAVTNRGPISGWWPDRTLVQAWATDNQGDEGKLSEAQAGEVAHSYAQKWFPDSVQGSTKKIRQVGEDHAQAVYAVTYRRYVHDVMMPMRLDVTVTKTGRIMGFTSKPVRDPVLPPTAITEKGALRRVAEQTRAKPTSTKLLAQQVRGKWRPVWLIGVNGDDVFIDAATGQKTQPDR, encoded by the coding sequence GTGATTGAAGCCTCCATCGGCGCCGTCCCGGGCCTGATTATCTCTTTCCTTGTCCTGGCTGCGATCACCGCGATCCCCGCAGCCCTCATCTGCAGGGCCTGCGGCAGCCCAGCTCTCCTGCCAGCTCTGGCCGTAGCGGCGACCGCGGGAATCGTGACAGTCACGCTGCTTCCCAGCAGCGCCGGAATTTCGAGCGGGCAGTGCGACGCGGGCATGCCGCGACACGTGCTCACCTCCTCCAGCGCCCTGCTCAACATCGCCCTGTTCGTTCCGGCTACGGTTCTTGCCGTTACGGCTTCCCGGCGGCCGGTGACCATCGCAGCGACGTTCGTGGCGTCCAGTGGCGGCATTGAGTTCCTGCAGTCGGTGCTGCCTCTCGGCCGTGCCTGCAGTGTCACCGACATGGTGGCCAACTCGATAGGCTCCCTGATCGGCACTGCCCTTGGCGTCCTTGGGATGAAGCTGGGCAAGCGGCCCATCCAACGGCTTAGACGTGATGCGGTCTGGGGCATCGGTGTCGCTGCGGTCTCCGCGGCGATACTCGCGGGGTCGTTCCAGACGCAGGTTCGGGCGGTCGACGCCGTGGCGATCGAGGACCGGAACAGAGCGTATGGCGACAGTCTAGACGGTTCGGACGAGTGGATCCGTGACGCAGCGGTCGGCGTTTTCGGCAAGGGGACGCAGGTCACGGAGACTTCAGCCGAGAAGAGTGGACAGCGTTCCCTGATCACCGCCGTGACCAACCGGGGCCCCATCTCTGGGTGGTGGCCCGACCGGACGCTGGTGCAGGCATGGGCGACGGACAATCAGGGCGACGAAGGGAAACTCTCCGAGGCCCAAGCTGGGGAAGTCGCTCACTCGTACGCCCAGAAGTGGTTTCCCGACAGCGTCCAGGGCAGCACGAAGAAGATTCGGCAGGTCGGTGAGGACCACGCACAGGCCGTCTATGCCGTGACCTACCGGCGCTACGTCCACGACGTGATGATGCCGATGCGCCTCGACGTAACCGTCACCAAAACGGGCCGCATCATGGGTTTCACCTCCAAGCCCGTCAGGGACCCCGTACTACCACCGACAGCAATTACGGAGAAGGGCGCTCTGAGGCGCGTGGCAGAGCAAACCAGAGCGAAGCCAACGAGCACGAAGCTGCTCGCTCAGCAAGTAAGAGGGAAGTGGCGGCCGGTCTGGCTGATCGGCGTGAACGGAGACGACGTTTTCATCGACGCTGCCACGGGACAGAAGACTCAACCCGATAGGTGA
- a CDS encoding tetratricopeptide repeat protein, with product MSKDPFSEEAPADFLFHVRGVGGVGKSTLLRQWQEAARRADAVTAVVDENDVHGVEQALVELARQLSEQAGPCKEFDKAVEQFRREQAVQAEPTPVEGEASVSSRAVTQVALGAASLIPGAGVVAAMANPDVAAQGLDRLRSASRTRAQRRGGRGDETGLSRAFVGELERLCRRQRWVVLFFDTWEQTAQYLDGWLLRLLDEEFGPVPANVIVVMAGRDELTEREWAPLRDQVADVPLGVFTEAETRSLLTAREVTDPGVVEAVLQLSMGLPLLVELLALARPHTVEDVDAGGDLADVAVERFVQWITDPEKREAVRACALPLQLNEDVFAAAAGPGAAGLWEWLCGQPFVSGRGDYKHYHAVVRASMVGQQRIHSPQGWASAHLRLADTHAAWRAAAEERLPEGKRWRDAGWRRHRLDETYHRLCAHPVAYLTAALEDLVHAAGQDATVLRQWIETLEQAAQDTTDTALLSWAERLRGALTGDEPALVCLRALLSHSHLSAESRSWAFTYRGIRLHFCDRENDALAEFDRAIGHNARNARAWARRGETHRLLGHDDQAITDLTTALELNPTYAWALGQRGQTHMEAGRYDQAVTDFTAALELNPTLTWALVSRGETHLQADLYDQAVADFTAALELDPTLTWALASRGETHRQAGHYDQAIADLTTALELNPTLTWALCLRGQTHRQAGLYDQAVADFTAALELDPTLAWVLASRGETHRRAGLYDQAIADLTTALELDPTLTWALGYRGQTHRQAGRYDQAIADFTAALELNPADAWALGYRGRAHQQVGRYDQAVADYTAALELDPTLTWALTSRGETHRQAGHYDQAIADYTAALELDPTLTSVLTSRGETHRQAGHYDQAIADYTAALELDPTLTWALTSRGETHRQAGHYDQAIADYTAALELDPTLTSVLTSRGVAHRQAGHYGEAREDLERAVEADVGHRGFAFEKLMLETVESGLEGCAERWDQLLASPVSTPEGDATRFFGLFRVLLIEPESSVVEATRLFLAGGPDHDATADLLRYLDELSVLGDELAYRAGQCRRLIAEHAPG from the coding sequence TTGTCGAAGGACCCTTTCTCCGAGGAGGCTCCTGCGGACTTTCTGTTCCATGTGCGCGGTGTTGGCGGTGTGGGGAAGTCCACGCTGCTGCGGCAGTGGCAGGAGGCGGCCCGGCGTGCGGACGCGGTGACGGCAGTGGTGGACGAGAACGATGTCCATGGGGTGGAGCAGGCCTTGGTCGAGCTGGCCCGACAGCTGTCGGAGCAGGCGGGGCCGTGCAAGGAGTTCGACAAGGCGGTGGAGCAGTTCAGGCGGGAGCAGGCGGTTCAGGCGGAGCCGACGCCTGTGGAGGGTGAAGCGTCGGTATCGAGCCGGGCGGTGACGCAGGTCGCGTTGGGAGCGGCGTCGTTGATACCGGGGGCCGGTGTCGTGGCGGCGATGGCGAATCCGGACGTTGCGGCTCAGGGGCTGGACCGGCTGAGGTCGGCGTCCCGGACTCGTGCCCAGCGGCGTGGTGGCCGGGGTGATGAGACGGGGTTGAGCCGTGCTTTCGTCGGCGAGCTGGAGCGGTTGTGTCGTCGGCAGCGGTGGGTGGTGCTGTTCTTCGACACGTGGGAGCAGACCGCGCAGTACTTGGACGGGTGGCTGCTGCGGTTGCTGGACGAGGAGTTTGGTCCGGTGCCGGCGAACGTCATCGTCGTGATGGCGGGCCGTGACGAGCTGACGGAGCGGGAGTGGGCGCCGCTGCGGGATCAGGTCGCGGACGTGCCGTTGGGAGTCTTCACCGAGGCGGAGACACGCTCGCTGCTGACTGCGCGGGAGGTGACCGATCCGGGGGTGGTGGAAGCGGTGCTGCAGCTGTCGATGGGGCTTCCGCTGCTCGTCGAGCTTCTTGCTCTGGCCCGGCCGCACACGGTCGAGGACGTCGACGCGGGCGGAGACCTCGCCGACGTGGCCGTCGAGCGCTTCGTCCAGTGGATCACGGACCCGGAAAAGCGTGAGGCGGTGCGGGCATGCGCGCTGCCGTTGCAGCTGAACGAGGATGTCTTCGCCGCCGCGGCAGGCCCTGGCGCAGCGGGGCTGTGGGAGTGGCTGTGTGGGCAGCCGTTCGTCAGTGGCCGTGGCGACTACAAGCACTACCATGCGGTAGTCCGCGCCAGCATGGTAGGCCAGCAGCGTATCCACTCCCCGCAGGGCTGGGCTTCGGCGCATCTGCGGCTCGCTGACACTCATGCCGCCTGGCGTGCCGCGGCCGAGGAACGGCTCCCCGAGGGCAAGCGCTGGAGAGACGCTGGATGGCGTCGGCACCGCCTTGACGAGACGTACCACCGGCTGTGTGCCCACCCGGTTGCGTATCTGACGGCCGCTCTGGAAGACCTCGTGCACGCTGCGGGTCAGGACGCCACCGTGCTGCGGCAGTGGATCGAGACCCTGGAACAGGCCGCGCAGGACACCACCGACACAGCCCTGCTCTCCTGGGCGGAGCGCCTTCGGGGCGCACTCACCGGCGACGAGCCCGCTCTCGTGTGTCTTCGGGCCCTGCTGTCCCACAGCCATCTGAGTGCTGAAAGCAGAAGCTGGGCCTTCACCTATCGGGGCATCCGCCTCCACTTCTGCGACCGGGAGAACGATGCGCTCGCCGAGTTCGACCGAGCCATCGGGCACAACGCCCGCAACGCCCGTGCCTGGGCTCGTCGCGGGGAAACCCATCGATTGCTCGGCCACGACGACCAGGCCATCACCGACCTCACCACCGCACTCGAACTCAACCCCACCTACGCCTGGGCACTGGGCCAACGCGGCCAAACACACATGGAAGCTGGCCGGTACGACCAGGCCGTCACCGACTTCACCGCGGCACTCGAACTCAACCCCACACTCACCTGGGCACTCGTGTCTCGTGGAGAGACACACCTGCAGGCCGACCTGTACGACCAGGCCGTCGCAGACTTCACCGCGGCGCTCGAACTCGACCCCACACTCACCTGGGCACTCGCATCTCGCGGAGAGACACACCGGCAAGCAGGCCACTACGACCAAGCCATCGCCGACCTCACCACCGCACTCGAACTCAACCCCACACTCACCTGGGCACTGTGCCTGCGCGGCCAAACACACCGGCAAGCAGGCCTGTACGACCAGGCCGTCGCAGACTTCACCGCGGCGCTCGAACTCGACCCCACACTCGCCTGGGTACTCGCATCTCGCGGAGAGACACACCGGCGGGCCGGCCTGTACGACCAAGCCATCGCCGACCTCACCACCGCGCTCGAACTCGACCCCACACTCACCTGGGCACTCGGCTACCGCGGCCAAACACACCGGCAGGCCGGCCGCTACGACCAAGCCATCGCCGACTTCACCGCCGCACTCGAACTCAACCCTGCCGATGCCTGGGCACTCGGCTACCGCGGCCGAGCACACCAGCAGGTTGGCCGGTACGACCAGGCCGTCGCCGACTACACCGCCGCACTCGAACTCGACCCCACACTCACCTGGGCACTCACGTCTCGCGGAGAGACACACCGGCAAGCAGGCCACTACGACCAAGCCATCGCCGACTACACCGCCGCACTCGAACTCGACCCCACACTCACCTCGGTACTCACGTCTCGCGGAGAGACACACCGGCAAGCAGGCCACTACGACCAAGCCATCGCCGACTACACCGCCGCACTCGAACTCGACCCCACACTCACCTGGGCACTCACGTCTCGCGGAGAGACACACCGGCAAGCAGGCCACTACGACCAAGCCATCGCCGACTACACCGCCGCACTCGAACTCGACCCCACACTCACCTCGGTACTCACGTCTCGCGGAGTGGCGCACCGGCAGGCAGGCCACTACGGCGAAGCTCGGGAGGATCTGGAACGTGCTGTCGAAGCCGATGTTGGGCATCGCGGTTTCGCGTTCGAGAAGCTCATGCTTGAGACAGTGGAGTCGGGGCTCGAAGGGTGTGCGGAGCGGTGGGATCAGTTGCTCGCCTCTCCGGTGAGTACGCCAGAAGGGGATGCCACCAGGTTCTTCGGGCTGTTCCGGGTGCTGCTTATCGAACCGGAGAGCAGCGTGGTGGAAGCAACTCGATTGTTTCTCGCTGGTGGCCCGGACCACGATGCCACCGCGGACCTGTTGCGCTACCTGGATGAGCTCTCCGTTTTGGGTGACGAACTGGCCTACCGTGCAGGACAGTGCCGTCGGCTCATCGCGGAGCACGCTCCGGGTTGA
- a CDS encoding DUF6207 family protein, with product MHPIHEQHLSEPGLVVLDITAPDETTLDTVMAGLQERWATSGISTGQRTPGYPGIRARVYADTRRPGTFPSPDAGEPPR from the coding sequence ATGCACCCGATCCATGAGCAGCATCTGTCCGAGCCCGGCCTGGTGGTCCTGGACATCACCGCCCCCGACGAGACCACCCTGGACACCGTGATGGCCGGCCTTCAGGAACGGTGGGCGACATCCGGCATCAGTACCGGGCAGCGGACTCCCGGGTATCCGGGCATCCGGGCACGCGTCTACGCCGACACCCGGCGTCCCGGCACCTTCCCGTCGCCGGACGCGGGAGAACCACCGCGGTGA